A part of Heliangelus exortis chromosome 3, bHelExo1.hap1, whole genome shotgun sequence genomic DNA contains:
- the SLC35D3 gene encoding solute carrier family 35 member D3 — MGRWRGRARGVAVAVAHGLCSGSLNILLKFLLARYHFAFLTLLQCLSSAAAALGLEALRRRGLAALPPFGPRLARPFAAVAALATLQSTLTLWSLRGLSLPMYVVFKRCLPLVTLLTGALVLRDGMPSPGVLVAVLITTCGAALAGAGDLTGDAMGYVTGVLAVLIHAAYLVLIQKTSVDSEYGPLTAQYAIAVSATPFLIICSFASMDSINVWSFPGWKDPAMVCIFIACVLISCAMNFTTLHCTYINSAVTTSFVGVVKSIATITVGMVAFNDVEPTKLFIAGVVVNTLGSVIYCVAKYIETRRQSNYEDLEKEAREEEAKRQAGDQALFQMEVISPEKGTEETAAEGSAIGDSQSGEEEMDSAEKPAKGPAVECEATGTQEVNRSLLKDAYLGVWRLMRGANYIKKDYLIENEELPNP; from the exons ATGGGCCGGTGGCGGGGCCGGGCGCGGGGCGTCGCGGTGGCGGTGGCGCACGGTCTGTGCTCGGGGTCCCTCAACATCCTGCTGAAGTTCCTGCTGGCCCGCTACCACTTCGCCTTCCTGACGCTACTGCAGTGCCTGAGCAGCGCGGCGGCAGCGCTGGGGCTGGAGGCGCTGCGGCGGCGGGGTCTGGCCGCCCTGCCGCCCTTCGGACCCCGCCTGGCGCGACCCTTCGCCGCCGTGGCCGCCCTGGCCACCCTGCAGTCCACCCTCACCCTCTGGTCGCTGCGCGGGCTCAGCCTCCCCATGTACGTCGTCTTCAAGCGCTGCTTGCCCCTCGTCACCCTCCTCACCGGCGCCCTGGTGCTCCGCGACGGCATGCCTTCACCCGGCGTCCTCGTCGCCGTCCTCATCACCACCTGCGGCGCCGCCTTAGCCG GAGCTGGTGACCTGACTGGGGATGCTATGGGCTATGTGACAGGGGTACTGGCTGTGCTGATACACGCTGCCTACCTGGTGCTCATTCAGAAGACCAGTGTAGATAGTGAGTACGGACCTCTGACAGCTCAGTATGCCATTGCTGTTTCAGCCACCCCTTTTCTCATCATCTGCTCCTTTGCCAGTATGGATTCCATCAATGTCTGGTCATTCCCAGGGTGGAAGGACCCTGCCATGGTATGCATCTTTATCGCTTGTGTCCTGATTAGCTGCGCCATGAACTTTACTACCCTTCACTGCACCTACATTAACTCAGCTGTGACCACCAGCTTCGTAGGGGTGGTGAAGAGCATAGCAACCATCACGGTGGGCATGGTGGCATTTAATGATGTGGAGCCCACGAAGTTATTTATAGCTGGTGTTGTGGTCAACACCTTGGGGTCTGTCATTTACTGTGTGGCGAAGTACATTGAGACCAGACGGCAGAGCAATTACGAGGACCTGGAGAAAGAAgctagagaagaggaggccaAAAGGCAGGCTGGGGACCAAGCACTTTTTCAGATGGAGGTGATTTCCCCCGAGAAGGGGACTGaggaaacagcagctgaaggatCAGCCATAGGGGACAGCCAGAGtggagaggaagagatggaCAGTGCTGAGAAACCTGCCAAGGGACCTGCAGTCGAGTGTGAAGCCACTGGCACACAAGAAGTGAACAGGAGCTTGCTGAAGGATGCCTATCTTGGAGTATGGAGATTGATGAGAGGTGCTAATTATATAAAGAAGGATTACTTGATAGAAAACGAAGAGCTACCAAATCCTTAA